The nucleotide sequence AGCAGCCTGTCTACAAAAAGTTATTGCCTCTTCTAACCGATATAAGCAGGAACTATAGAGGCTACCCAACTGACCTAAACTTACCGCTTTTCCTGCCAAATCATTTGTTTGAGTCCATATTTTAAGTGCTTTTCGATAAGCTGTTTCTGCCTCTGGATATTTTCCCGCTCCTTGATAAGCTATGCCTATTTGGTGGCAAGCAAGAGCGATTTTTGCAGGCATCCTCAACTTCTCGTATATCTTTAACGCTACTTCGAGACTCTCGATAGCTTCACTATGCTTTCCTTGTCTGCGCAGCAGGGTCGATAAATTCAGTCTGCACACTGCTACGTCATGAAAAGAATTACGTTTGCTAGCCTGCTTAATCGCAGTTTCATATATCTTTTGAGCTTGCTCTAATTTCCCTAACTGCATCAGGCAAGTCGCTTGCTCTGTCAGAGAAACATATATCATCTGATGATTATCTCTTTCACTTGACAACTCATATAACCGCTGAGTTTCGACAAATAACTCTAGGGCAGAGTCTGCTCGACCAGCTTCTAGCAAGACCATTCCAAGTAAATAGTGTGCCATAGCTATTGACTCATCAGCCCCTTTGTATGCTGTGGGACCAATGACTTTAGATTTCGCCAGTAGTGCTTGGGCCTTTTCGTAAGCAGATTGTAGTTCACCCTTCTGTAAAAGTCGCTCAATTAGCGAACGCTCATTTTCGAATAGAGTATATCCCCATTCTGACGAAAACTTAGCTATATGCTCTCGAAATCTTACCGCTTGTGCTAAAGCTTTTGTTTGCCCCAAGCTCGTTGTCAACTGTTCAATTACCCCAGCAATAAAAATGGATTTTTCAATCATTGAATTATCTAGGGCTACTTGTTGCTCTAACCATTCTAATAAAGCCATTAAGTTAGGCAACTCAAACAAAGCCAAACGAGAAGCCAAGATGTTATTGCCACCTAAGATATTGTTTCTTAGAAAATAGACGAATTGCATTGTAGCAATACCCCAACTTGTTTTAAGCTCAGAAATTTGCTCTGGAGATTGCTGTGATTTTAAGTAAGCAGGCAGGGCAGGGTCGAGGCGCAGGTAGGTGTATTCCTGCTGCTCTGCTATGCCAACTTCAATCAGTCTGGCAGCAATGGCTTCGGCCTCTTCAACTTCAACTCCCATTACCAATCGCAAGAGGATTAGATTTCCCCCTCCATGCACCACCGCCAACCGCTTCACCCGCTCCTGCGCCTCCTCCGGCAATCTCCGCAGGGACAGTTCCACGCTGGCATACAGCGAATTCTCCCGATCGCCCGGATTCTCGGCCTCCAACTTCTCCATGAGCTGGGTCAGCCGTTGGGTCGTCAACGCTACCCCGGTACGCACTTCCCTCGCCAGCAGCACCAGGGCGCGGGGGTGACGGTTCACGGTTTCCACCAGTTCGGTAATTTCTGCCGGGGTGGTGGCGTTGTCGGTGGCGGGGGGTTCCCAGCCGTGTTGGGCCATCACCTGCTCCACCAGTTGAATGGCGTCCTCTTTGGTCAGGCGATCCAATGTGACAGTGCATTTTCTGGGTTGGGCAAAGGGGGCGGGCAGGGGTTCGCGGCTGGTGAACAGCAGGCGACAGCGAGGATCGGCGGCGAGCAATTTCTGGCAGAGGGCCAGCAGTTCGGTGACATCCGCCACGCCTGCGGGGTTCTGACCCTGGGCATCGGGCAGCACGCTTTCTAGATTGTCGAGCACAATCACTGTGGAGAAGTCCCGCAGGGCGCGTTCGATGGGTTGCAGGGCGGCGGTGAGGTCGTCGCCGTACTGGGCCACCAGGTACTTCGGCACCAGTTGGCGACCGATGATATCCAGCACGCCCTTTACGTCCTGCACATTCTGGGGCTCCACGCTGACGAAGGCCGCCCGCTGAAACCGACCCGACTGCACCAACCAGCGGGCGAGTTCCACTGCCAGGGCCGTCTTGCCCAGGCCGCCGCTGCCGCGAATCACGGCGTAGGGTTCCTGCTGGAGCAGGCGCTCCAGGCGCAGCAGTTGACGGCTGCGACCGACAAAGTGGTGCTCCGGTTCGGGGGGGAGCTGGCCCAGTTGGATCTGGCGGCGCTCTCGGGCCAGGCGGGCGGCGGCTTCCCCCACGGTGACGGTGAAGAGCTGGGAGTCGGCTTCATCCTGGTAGAGCACGGGCACAAACCAGTCCTGCAGCTCCAGGTTGCCCGCCCCCATAATTTTGCCCCGTTCCGGGTCGCCGTAGAGTTCCTCCTGCCCGGCCAGCATGGCATCCCCCACCCGTTTGCCCTCGGCCAGGGTGCGGTAAAAGGGCTCCACAAAGCGGCGGGCGGTTTCCACCAGTACCGAATGGCTCATGGCCACTACGGAACCCACCCCTTCTTCCAGCAGCCGGGCGGCGACGGAGGCCATGGGGTCATCGGTGGCCTGGGCGGTCTGGCAGGCTTCCAGAAAAATCAGCGGCACGCCGTAGTGCTGCAGCTCCGCCGCCAGCTCTGGCGCGTGGATGAGCTTCAGCAGGCGCTGGCCCAGCTTGTCGCTGTCGCGGGGGTCTTCAAAACAGAGGGCACCCAGCCCCACCCGGCGGTCGTACACGCCGTGGCCGTCAAAGTGGACGATTTCGTAGGGGTCGTTGGCGGCTCGGGCCTGTTTCAGGGCGGCTTTCATCGCGGGGAAGGTGGGCGGCGAGAGCAGATCGACCTTCACCAGGTCTGACCCCAGGGTGTCTACCGCCTGCACCAGGGCTCTGGCGCTGATGCGGTGGTCGATGTAGCCAACGGGGTGACCGTCGCCATCCACTTCGGGGCGGGGGCTGATCAGCAGCACCCGGATGGGCAGGTCGGCTTGCAGCGTTTCCGTGCGCTTGCGGTTGGGCAGTCGCCGCCGCACCCGCACCCCGTTGGCCCCCTGAGAGAGGTAGCCGTCGCCGTCGTGGAGGATTTCCCAGGGTAGGGTGAGCAGGTCGTTGGCGGCTTCGCGGAACCGGGCGGCTGCGTCGTCGGGGGTGCCTTCGGGCGGGTCGCCATCCACCTGCACAGAGAAGCGACGGCTGCCCGTCGTGCGTCGCCATTCGGCCAACGGTTCCCGTGCCGACTCTGCCAGGGTCGCCGCCTGATACAGGGCCTGCCCCCACTGGGGCAACTGTTCTTCAGTTTTAATCGCCCGCTGCTTAAAGACGCCCGTGGGCCACTGGTAGTATTTCTCGATGTACCAGCGAATCTCCTCCAGTTCCACAGGACCGAGGGGCGCGGTGAAGGTGTACTGGCGGCTGGTAATCTGGCGGCTATCGGCGTCAGCGGGAATATAGGTGAGTTCCGCCATGGCGGTGGCGCGGCGAATGCCCCCACTCTCCACAATTTGCGGATTTTTGAGTTCCAGCAGCAGTTCTTCAACGGGTTCGACTTCGACAGTTTTGCCCCCTTGCCAATCGTTGGGGAGTTGCAGTCCCAGGGCTGCCGCAATGCGTGGTATCGCTTCCGTCAAGCCCGTCGGCCCTGCCTCCACAAAAATGTAGAGCGGGTCGTTGGGGAAGAGCATCGCCACCATGCCATCCGGGTCAACCCCTGGCAGCAAAACGGGAATGACCTTGTAGCCGTCGTCGCGGGCTTGAGCCACCTCCAGCGCAAACTGGGTTTCTTTTGGCACCCATTTGGAGTTGAAGGTGTCAGGGCTAAAGACGACCAGAAAATGATCGGCGGCTTCAATGGCGTCTTTAATGGTGTCAGTCAGCGCATCGCCCCCGGTCAGCTCGCGGGAATCGACCCACGATATTTGCCCGTGGAGTTCGAGGATTTCTCGCAGCTGTTTGACGATCGCATCGTCCTTCGTCGAGTGGGAGATAAAAATATGGGCCGACATTTCTCTACTCGCTGATTTTTTTGATTTTAGCCGCCGCCACAGGATTGGGCGAGTTGGGGTGGTTGAGGGGACGGGTCCCTCGAAGGGAGTACGTGTTTAGCGTCGATTTAAGCAGCGCGATTTTGCCGCACCATGGCTTGGGCGACTTGTTCGATGAACGAGTCGCCTCNNNTCGGTCATCCTATCAGCGCGATAGTCACTACCTTAAGCCTCCTTTTCTCTGCTGGGAGGAATGACAACCGAACACAGACGCTAAACACGTACCGAAGGGACCCGTCCCCTGAAAAGGCTTGTCGCTCTCACGGGTAGCGCTGGGTAAACTCATGGACACTGAAACGTCGCTTTCACCGTCCCCATTTCTCGGCCCGCCACGGCGACTCACCCACCGTCTGATCAATCTGTAGCTTGGGCCGCATTTTCTCTCGGGGCAAATCAGTTAAAGGTAGAGTAGTTAAGTATTAAGCTGAGGCTCCATCGCCTTTGACAGAGGGGATAGGATTGTTGATGAAGCATCGTGCTAATTTTGGGTAATTGCCACGATGTGGGTGGTAGCTAACTGCCGCGATCGCCCCCGTTTTCCGCTTGTCTGCTCGCTCTCGATTTCCCTATTCCCATAGCTTGTAGTAGCAATCCTCCACTATGGCAACGTCTAACTCCAGCATGTTGGCGACCTTCTCCCAAGTGAGTCCCCAAGGGGGCGGCTTAACCCGTCGGGTCAAAGATCTACCGGCGCCTCAGTTCATCGATTTATTGGATCAGATCACCCGGGAGTTTGAACACTTCCTGCGGGCGATCGACATGATCAACAACGAATCGCTGGAGAACATGCTGGAGCAGATTTTGGAGGCGTTTACCCTCAAAATCGGCCAGATTCTCCAGGCCGATCGCACCACCATCTTCATGGTCGATTGGGATAAAGAAGAACTCTGGTCCAAAATTGCCCAGGGCGACGACGAAGCCCGCCTCGAAATTCGCGTCCCCGTGGGCAAAGGCATTGCGGGCCATGTGGCCGCGTCCGGCGAATGCCTGAACATTCCCGATGCCTACGCCAGTGATCTCTTCAATCCCAAGACCGACAAGGAAACGGGCTACCGCACCCACAGCATTCTCTGCATTCCCGTTTTCAATAAAACGAAGGAAGCGGTGGTGGCCGTGGTGCAACTGCTGAACAAGCTTGATCCCAGCAACCAGCCCACCGCTTTTGATAGCCAGGATGAGCGCAGCTTCCGCGAGTTCGCGTCATCCATCGGCATCATTCTCGAAAGCTGCAACTCCTTCTACGTTGCGGCCCGTAACCAAAAGGGCGTCTCTTCCCTACTAAAAGCGATCTCCTCCCTCGAACAAAGTTTGGATTTGGAGAAAACGCTGCAATCCGTCATGGCGGAAGCCCGCGATTTGATGAGTGCCGATCGCAGCACCCTATGGCTCATCGACGAAACCACCAACGAACTGTGGTCAAAGGTGAAATCCGGCGACGGCAAAACCATGATTGACCTGCGCATTCCCGCCGATCGCGGCGTGGTGGGCTACGTCGCCACCACCGGGGAACCTCTCAACATTCCCGACGCCTACCAAGATCCCCGCTTTGATCCCGCATCCGACAAGCGCACTGGCTACCTGACCCGCAATATCCTTTGTATGCCGGTGTTTGACTCCTCCGGCAAACTGATTGCGGTCACCCAGCTGATCAACAAAAAGCAGGGCTCCTTCAACAGCTCCGACGAAGAGTTCATGCGGGCGTTCAACATTCAGGCGGGCATCGCGCTGGAAAATGCCCAACTGTTTGAAGACGTGCTGGTCGAAAAGCAATATCAGAAAGATATTCTGCAAAGCCTGTCTGATGCGGTCATCTCGACAGATCTGGAAGGTCGCGTCGTCACCATTAACGATGCCGCGCTGGAACTGCTGGGCTGTCCCGAATCGACCGACGACACCGACCACACCCTGCGAGAAGCCTGGGAAAAGCAGCTCATTAACCGCTGCGTGTGGGACATCATTCCCCTCGAAAAGTTGCAGTTCCGCCTGGAAGATAGCCTGGAAACTGGGGCCAAGCACTACGTGCCCGAGCAAACGCTGAAGGTCGCCATTCCCGCCGCGATCGCCCTCGCTGCCGAAGGCCAAACCATTGACCCCGCCGAGGCGCTGCTACTGCTGCCCGACGCCGACAACGCCGACCAGTTTTGGCCCTGGGGACACCGCACCGACGCCACGCCCCTGAGCAAATCTCAAGTGCAACTGCTGGAGCGCAGCATTAACCTGACGGTAAACCCGCTGACCAATCCCGAGGGCGGCGTGCGCGGCGGCCTGCTGGTGCTCGAAGACATCAGCCAAGAAAAGCGGATGAAGACCACCCTGTACCGCTACATGACTCCCGGCGTGGCCGATCGAGTCATGGCCCTGGGCGAAGACATGCTCATGCGCGGCGAACGGCGGGACGTCACTGTCCTCTTTTCCGACATTCGGGGCTACACCACCCTGTCGGAGAATCTCGAAGCCGACAAGGTGGTGGAACTGCTCAACGCCTATTTTGAAACCATGGTGGAGGCCGTCTTTACCTACGAAGGCACCCTCGACAAATTCATTGGCGATGCCATCATGGCCGTTTATGGCGCGCCACTACCGCTGCAAAATCATGCTTGGGCGGCAGTCCAGTCCGCGTTGGATATGCGTCACCGCCTCGCCATCTTCAACGCTGAACGGGTGGCCCAAAAGCAACCGGAAGTGCGCATCGGCATCGGCATCAGCTCCGGCGAAGTGGTCTCCGGCAACATCGGCTCCCAGCGCAAGATGGAATACACCGTGATCGGCGACGGGGTGAACCTCAGCTCCCGCCTGGAAGGGGTAACGAAGCAGTATGGCTGCGACATCGTGTTGAGCGAGCACACCTATGAGCTGTGCGAAGACCTGATTTGGGTGCGGGAACTGGACAAAACCCGCGTCAAAGGGAAGACCCAGCCCGTCAGCATCTATGAGCTGATTGACTTTAAGAAAAATGCCCTCGACCAGACCTCTCAAGACTTCTTGGCGCTGTATCAAGAAGGGCGAGCTGCATACACCAGCATGGAATTCAAAAAAGCAATTGCCTGTTTTGAAAAAGCCGCCCAACTGCGCCCTAGCGATCGCGCCGTCGATGTCCACATCAATCGCGCCAACGCCTATCTGGTGAATCCCCCTCCCGCCGATTGGGATGGCGTCCACACCATGACTACCAAGTAAGCTCAGCCATGCTGTAGGGTGGTATCGAGGTAACGAGACCCACGGTTGCCACGGCTCGTGTGAATTGCGGTTAACCGCGCGTGAGCAGCACGGGTTTGGGCCGAGGCGATCGCTCCGTCAAAAATCGTGGTCTTAACAACGACTGCAAAATCAGCCAAAGCGACTGCCATTCATTGGGCGAACAGCGACTTTGCCACTGACCAGGACGGCAAAATAAGAGCTCCGTAATGTGGCGTTGTTGCGGTAAATCGAGCGGCGCAAATTGCAGGGTCAAAGTGGGTAAACCATCGACCGGGCGCTGCTGCACCAAAGTGGCGGGCAGGGTAAAGTGCTCATCGACGAGAGCGATCGCAATTGGGGTTCCCGTCACCGCCGCAGAGGGCAAAGTATCGACTTTGGTAAGTTCCACTTCCGCCGCAATCTCAGAAATCATGGTGGTGGTGCCCCACACACATTGTTCAGTCCCGTCGGGCAGAGTGAGCTGCAGGCGAGCCACGCGGCGCACGTTAAACCACTCGTAGGGACTGGGACGCGGGGCATCGAGCAACACCAGCAAGGCGAGCCCCAGCATCATCAAGTTATAGCTGCTCCAGAGCCAACCAATGCCCACCCCGCGCCAATGCTCAGCCGGACTGGCCATGGTCATCAGACAGTGCCCCAGATTGACCCACAAGCTCAGCGCCGTAAGCCCAAACATCAGCATCAACGGCCAAGCTAAGGCCCAGTTGAACCGATAGCGATCGCTCGCCGTGCCTTTGGGCGTGACTTTGAAGCCATTGCCAAAGGGTCGCACCATTACTTGAAACACGGTCACGGCGAGAGGAAAGGCCAGCACCAGGGAATACACATCGGAGAGCAGGGCGGAGCGCGATCGATAATTTAGCCAGGAAAAGACGCTCAGTTGCACCAGGTAAAAGGGCAGGAAAAAATACAACAGTTCGGTCTCTGTGGCCCGCAGCGGAATGACGTTGAAAAAAGCGTAGGCCAGGGGCATGGCGAGAAAGCCGACGCGAGCCACGCTGCTGAACCAGTGAATCAATCCCTCGAAGTAGGCGAGACGCTGAATCGGCGTCAGTCCCGGAATGGTGACCGGATTCGATTTAATGAAAAAGGCTTGCAGGGTGCCTTGCTCCCAGCGCACCCGTTGCAAAGCGTGGGCGGCAATATTTTCTGCCGCCAGACCCGCGCTCAGTTTTTCGTTCAGATACACCAGTTGATAGCCCTGGGCAGCGATGCGGATGCCCGTGAAAAAGTCTTCACTGACCGCTTCGGTCACAAAGCCACCAATATCGGTCAACGCTGAGCGGCGCACGACAAACGATGTCCCCGCACACACCACGGCTCCGGCCCCATCGCGCACCCGCTGAATCTGCCGATAAAACACCTCTTCTTCGGGCGTGAGCACATCTTCTAAACCGAGATTGCGGGCGATGGGGTCAGGATTGTAAAAGCTCTGGGGCGTTTGCACCAACCCCACCTGCGGATCCTGGAAAAAGCCTACCGTGCGGGTAAGAAAGTTCCTCGTTGGCACAAAGTCCGCATCAAAACAAACGATGAGCTCGCCCTGAGTTTTGGGCAGGGCGTGGTTCAGGTTACCGGCTTTGGCGTGGCGATTGTCGGGGCGGGTGAGGTATTCACAACCAAGTTTTGCTGCCAGGGCCTGAATCTCTGGGCGGCGAGTGTCGTCGAGCAAGTACACCGTTTTGGGTTCGTACTCCATCGCCTGACAGCCGATGATCGTCCGCCGCAGAATAAACTCCGGTTCGTCATAGGTTGGGATCAGCACATCTACAGTGGGGCGATACTCGCCACTGGCGACCATTTGCGAGAGCTGATCGGCGGCTTTATGGCGATCGCGCACCCGCAGCAGCAAAAACAACTGCACCAACCCGCTAAAGAGGATCAGCAACTCTAGCGCGAACAAGCCCAAGCTAAAGACGCCGTTCAACGGGGTGCTGAGGTTGAGGGTCGAGGTAGTGCGCCAGGTCAGATACCGCAACGTCAAGACACCCAAAATGCCCACGACCACGGTTCGGGACCAGGTTTGCGGCGTCGGTGACACCCGCATAATGCCCCACACCACCAACATCAACGCTGTCGCCCAAAACCAAAAATAGTGACCGATCGCCATCGGCGTCATCGCCCATGTCGGCGGATGCTGCTGGAGATAATCGAGCTGTTCAAAAATGGTGCTGATGGTGTCGTGACCGCTAAACCAGGCGATCGCGATACCAGCGGCGATCGCTAAAGCACCCATCATGAACAAGGTGGCTAGTTGGGGACGCCAAGGCTGGCGGAAAAACCGTGCAGAAGTCATAACTCTCAAGAAGCCAAATGAATGACAGTGGGAATATCTGCATCCGCACCGCAGCCCAGCGACCGTCAGTGACCGTCGTCAAAACTCAACTGCGACCTCTCCGCAGACTAGGCCATCATTTAGATAGAAAAATCTCTATCCAGAAAATAACGCTTTTATAGCTTCTTTGCATTGCTTAATTCTGGGGTGAGCGATCGCTGAGAGTACGATAAGAAATCGCCCTGGGCGTCAAACATGGGGGGAGTCTCTCAGCCCACTGGAACTCTGGATCGCTACTCGGGAATCGGGCCGAGAGCTCGCTGCGTTGGTAACGCCTCAAGAGTCGGCAACACCATGATCGTTAATGAGGAATGGCAGCCCCTGGGGCCGTTTGCGCCTGCACGGCGGTAATGGCGACAGTATTGACGATGTCTTCGACGGTGCAGCCCCGGCTCAGGTCGTTGACCGGCTTGCGGAGTCCTTGCAAAACGGGACCGATCGCGATCGCCCCGGTTTCCCGCTGCACCGCTTTATAGGTGTTGTTGCCCGTGTTCAAATCGGGAAAGATTAGCACCGTGGCTTTGCCCGCCACGGCAGAGCCTTTCATCTTCTGCGCACCCACTTCGAGGTCCACCGCCGCGTCGTATTGAATAGGGCCTTCGAGGAGTAAGTCAGGACGGCGATCGCGGGCCAACTTCGTCGCAGCCCGCACCTTTTCCACCTCTTCGCCCTTACCCGATTCCCCTGAGGAATAAGACAGTAGCGCCACTTTTGGGTCAACGCCAAAAATGCGGGCCGTATCTGCTGAAGAGATGGCAATTTCCGCTAGCTGTTCCGCCGTCGGATTGGGGTTGATGGCGCAGTCGCCGTACACCAGCACCCGCTGTTCTAAACACATGAAAAACACCGACGACACCACCGAGACGCCGGGTTGGGTTTTGACAAACTGTAGGGCCGGACGAATGGTGTGCTGCGTCGTATGCACTGCGCCCGAAACCATGCCATCGGCATCGCCTTTGTACACCATCATGGTGCCAAAGTAAGAGACATCCATCATCACGTCGAGGGCATTGTCGAGGGTGACGCCTTTGTGCTGCCGCAGTTCAAAAAAGGTCTGAGCATAGTCTTGCAGGGCCGGACTCTCGGACGGATGCACCACATTCACCTGGTCGAGATCCAGCCGCACCTGATATTTTTCGATCACCCGCTGCACGTCGTGGCGATGTCCCAATAGCGTCAGTTTGACGATGCCCCGGTCGAGCAACATGGCCGCCGCTTTGAGAATGCGGGGATCATAGGCTTCGGGCAGAACGATATGCTGCAACTGCGACTTCGCCCGTTCCATCAGGTTGTAGGTAAACATTTTGGGCGTCATGCCCCGGACCCGCACGGCACTAATTTGCTGGTCTAGGCGCTGCAAATCTACATGCTGATCGAACATCTGGATGCTGAGGTCGATCTTTTCGCGATCGTCGGGCCAAAGCGTACTGTGCACCTCATTGACCTGGGCCGCCGTGGTAAAAGTGTCGGTCTTGACGGAGAGAATCGGCAGCGGGTCGGGGATGCCTTCGATCAGGCGAGCGATCGCCGGTTCGGGCTGCATTCCCGTCGAGAGCAAAATGCCTGCCAGAGGCGGATAGCTGCTGGATTGATGGGCCTGCAACATGCCCGCAATGATGTCGCCGCGATCGCCCGGCGTAATCACCAAACAATCCGGCTCGACCCAGTCCAGACAGTTCTGCAACTGCATGGCCGCCACGATGCGCTTCGTCGCGAGATTCTTAAGACGGCGATGCCCGTACAGCACCTGGGCTTGCAGCTGAGCGGCAATATCCCGCATTCGGGGACTCGCCAACCGGGGATGCCTTGGAATCACCGACAGCAATAACCCCCGCATGCCAAAGTGCCGGAACAATTCTTCCTTCAATTCATTAACGGCATCCGGGGCCGCATTGTTGAGAATGATGCCCGCAATGTCGCACCCGACTTCTTGATAGGCTTCCACCGCCATCTCCACGGGGCCTAAGGCTTCGGCCACGGAGCGATCGTGGGCGGTGCCCAAAATCAACACGGGTGCGCCCAAGTTTTTGGCAATTTCCTGATTAAAGCTAAATTCAAAGGCCAAATTTTCCGCCAGATAATCCGACCCTTCGCAGAGCAAAAAGTCGCCCCGCGATTCCAAAGCTTTGTACTTGCGAATGATGGTGTCGATGACGTCGTCAGTGCGATGTTGGGCGATCAGATCTTGGGCTTCGCGCGATCGCAACCCAAACGATTCTTCATAGGTTTGCTTCAGCTCAAAATGGTTGACGATGAGGTGGATGTCTTCGTCTTGCTCGTGCTCGGGGGCGATGACGGCAGCTGCTGGCCCAGGGCCTTGAATCAACGGGCGAAAGAAGTGGACTCGCGTCGTCCGCCGCAACAGCAACTCGATAATGCCCAGGGAGACCAACGCCTTGCCGCTACCGGCTTCCGCCGTACTGATAAACAATGAATTCGTCATTGTGAATTCTCCTGGTCAATTCGCGCGGTCATGTCTACCCTGCCCGGTCACCTAAATTGAATCTCGGAAAACGCTCTGCCCAGCAGATATTAACCATGACTTTTGAATTCACCGCGCGATCGCCCCAGAGCGGTATTACACTTTGCGTGAATAGTGCATTTTTGCGCTGAGCTTCGGCTATGATTCTATAGTTCTTATGAACTATTTAGAGCATTATGGTTCAATACACCCTGACTCAGAGTCCCGAAGTGATTCTCAATGTGGCGGGTAAAGATTCTCGCAAAGCCCGTGAGAAGGCGATGGATCAGTTGGTAGAACTGATGGATGATGGCCAGTTGCCCACCAACTTGGCCGATGGATTTGACCCTCAACAATTTATTGAAGTGAAAACGCCTGAACCGACGGCTGATGTCAAAAACCAGGAAGATGCGGTGGTCGAAGCGGTGCAAGTGCTCAGTCACCTCGCGACCCTGAAAATGAAGATGCAAGATTCTCGTGAGGAAGCGCTAGAGGTGCGCCAACTCATTGACTTGTTGTTTAGCGATGAGCCGATTAGCGAGGCCCAAATTGCCAGCTTGAAAGACGGCTTCAAAACCTTAAAAGGATTTGCCCAAACCAATCTCAAGTACCGGGATGCGCGATCGCAGGCCGAAAGCGCGCGGCAAATTTTGGATGAAGCACTCAAGCCCTAGTGACCCATCCAGCCACTGGGCTCCCTTCATGGGGTTTTATTGCAAGTTGCGATCGCATGTTAAGCCCTGCTGAGTAGCCGAAAACCGCCGCTTTAATTTTATTGCAAGTTGCGATCGCATGTTAAGCCCTGCTGAGTAGCCGAAAACCGCCGCTTTAAAATGAGATCAAAGAGACCCATCGTTTACGGAATCGTGATTGGCAAACTGATGGGCCTCCAAAAGCGATGCCGACCGCTTGGTGACGCAGGGTTCGCTTGTGGCTGACACAGCTGGCTCGAATCTTTGCGAAATCGAGTAGGTCAAGTTTGCGGTATCGCGATCGCTCCAGTAGCCGAGTACCTAGTCAGGAGGCTGTTATGTATCGCAAGATTTTGGTGGCTGTTGATCACTCCGCCTTGCAAAACTACTTGCTCGAGAAGGCGATGGGTCTAGCCAAGCTGATGAAAGCAGACTTGATCATTGTCCACGCCCTATCCGCATACGATGAAGGCAGTCCTGGCCTCCCGATGCGGGCTTATCATTCCTACTACCCCATCAGCGACAGCGTCGCCTGGGAAACTTACCAAAAACGGTGGGAGGACTACGAGCAACAGGGCCTCAATGAACTGCGACAGTTAGCCGATCAGGCCACCGCCGAAGGGATCAAAACCGAGTTTACGCAAACGGCAGGTGACCCAGGCCGAGTCATTTGTGACATGGCTGCTAGTTGGCAGGCTGACCTGATCGTGGTGGGTAACCGGGGACGCTCCGGCCTGAGTGAATTTTTCTTGGGCAGTGTGAGCAACTACGTGATGCACCATGCACCTTGTTCGGTATTGGTGGTGCATAACACGGAAGTCCCGAACGCCCAAGCAAAGACTGCTGAAACTGCCGAGACAGCAGGGGCGATCGCGTAACCGCTCGCCCGGTCTTGGCCGCAGGCTAACGAGTGTCACTGATTTACCGACAAGGTGCCGTCGCATTGAGGTTGACTAACCTGGGTGCGACGGTTTTGTGTGCGGGGCGATCGCTGAGGGGACGGGTCCCTTGGTCAACTATCAACATATCGGTTGATGTCATAGGGACCCGTCCCCCTAGCCAGCAAGCACTTCCGATCGAGGCAGTCCGGCGATCTCGACCTCGTAATACCAGGGATGATTGACACTCTGGGGAGATCGCCCAGGGGCAGCCGCTCGGTGAGCCGTGACGACATCCCGCTGCTCGATCGCTGACAGAAGTCTCTACAATTCATAAGGGCACGAATCTTTGAGCACTATGGCGGGGCAAGACT is from Leptolyngbya iicbica LK and encodes:
- the pta gene encoding phosphate acetyltransferase, which encodes MTNSLFISTAEAGSGKALVSLGIIELLLRRTTRVHFFRPLIQGPGPAAAVIAPEHEQDEDIHLIVNHFELKQTYEESFGLRSREAQDLIAQHRTDDVIDTIIRKYKALESRGDFLLCEGSDYLAENLAFEFSFNQEIAKNLGAPVLILGTAHDRSVAEALGPVEMAVEAYQEVGCDIAGIILNNAAPDAVNELKEELFRHFGMRGLLLSVIPRHPRLASPRMRDIAAQLQAQVLYGHRRLKNLATKRIVAAMQLQNCLDWVEPDCLVITPGDRGDIIAGMLQAHQSSSYPPLAGILLSTGMQPEPAIARLIEGIPDPLPILSVKTDTFTTAAQVNEVHSTLWPDDREKIDLSIQMFDQHVDLQRLDQQISAVRVRGMTPKMFTYNLMERAKSQLQHIVLPEAYDPRILKAAAMLLDRGIVKLTLLGHRHDVQRVIEKYQVRLDLDQVNVVHPSESPALQDYAQTFFELRQHKGVTLDNALDVMMDVSYFGTMMVYKGDADGMVSGAVHTTQHTIRPALQFVKTQPGVSVVSSVFFMCLEQRVLVYGDCAINPNPTAEQLAEIAISSADTARIFGVDPKVALLSYSSGESGKGEEVEKVRAATKLARDRRPDLLLEGPIQYDAAVDLEVGAQKMKGSAVAGKATVLIFPDLNTGNNTYKAVQRETGAIAIGPVLQGLRKPVNDLSRGCTVEDIVNTVAITAVQAQTAPGAAIPH
- a CDS encoding universal stress protein; its protein translation is MYRKILVAVDHSALQNYLLEKAMGLAKLMKADLIIVHALSAYDEGSPGLPMRAYHSYYPISDSVAWETYQKRWEDYEQQGLNELRQLADQATAEGIKTEFTQTAGDPGRVICDMAASWQADLIVVGNRGRSGLSEFFLGSVSNYVMHHAPCSVLVVHNTEVPNAQAKTAETAETAGAIA